The following are from one region of the Streptosporangiales bacterium genome:
- a CDS encoding ABC transporter permease subunit produces the protein MLTFTLRRLLVAIPVIVASTFVVFLLVTLSGDPLANLKGRNPPPSPQVIRVEEHRLHLDEPLLQRYWTWITGVVRGDFGPSVRTNLDIGHEITTRFGVTIRLIALAIVLALVLAVVVGVVSAVKQYSGVDYGFTFAAFLFLSMPSFWFAILLKQAGISLNSLLGDQVVYTIGEKSVLVEGGPWAHLVDALGHMVLPTISLALISFGAWSRFQRASMLEVLNSDYVLFARAKGLSRSRVIVKHALRTALIPMTTVTALDFATLISGAVITETVFQWRGLGDFLVTSVEQRDVYAVLGWLLVVAVAVIVFNLIADLLYALLDPRIRYD, from the coding sequence GTGCTCACCTTCACGCTGCGCCGACTCCTCGTCGCCATCCCGGTCATCGTGGCGTCGACGTTCGTCGTCTTCCTCCTGGTGACGCTGTCCGGTGACCCGCTCGCCAACCTCAAGGGCCGCAACCCGCCGCCGTCGCCGCAGGTGATCAGGGTCGAGGAGCACCGCCTCCACCTCGACGAGCCGCTGCTGCAGCGCTACTGGACCTGGATCACCGGCGTCGTGCGAGGCGACTTCGGTCCCTCGGTGCGCACCAACCTGGACATCGGCCACGAGATCACCACCAGGTTCGGCGTCACCATCCGGCTGATCGCCCTCGCCATCGTGCTGGCACTGGTGCTCGCCGTCGTCGTCGGCGTCGTCAGCGCGGTGAAGCAGTACTCGGGCGTCGACTACGGATTCACGTTCGCCGCGTTCCTCTTCCTGTCGATGCCGTCGTTCTGGTTCGCGATCCTGCTCAAACAGGCGGGGATCTCACTCAACTCCCTCCTCGGCGACCAGGTCGTGTACACGATCGGGGAGAAGTCCGTCCTCGTCGAGGGCGGCCCGTGGGCTCATCTCGTCGACGCGCTTGGCCACATGGTGCTGCCGACGATCTCGCTGGCGCTGATCTCCTTCGGGGCGTGGAGCAGGTTCCAGCGCGCGTCGATGCTCGAGGTCCTGAACAGCGACTACGTCCTGTTCGCCAGGGCCAAGGGCCTCTCCAGGAGCCGCGTGATCGTGAAGCACGCGCTGCGCACCGCGCTGATCCCGATGACCACCGTGACGGCACTCGACTTCGCGACGCTGATCTCGGGCGCGGTGATCACCGAGACCGTGTTCCAGTGGCGCGGGCTCGGCGACTTCCTCGTCACGTCGGTCGAGCAGCGCGACGTCTACGCGGTGCTCGGTTGGC
- a CDS encoding amidohydrolase family protein: protein MSTTLVIRGGTVHDGGGGDGRVADVLVDGDRITAVGPGDDVHDAAVLDATGLVVAPGFVNVLSHAYFSLERDGRGLSDLYQGVTTEVFGEGTSIGPFTDETRALLEPGLDADHPSLDWDRLTDFLSHLAGKGVAQNVASFVGAHNMRMLGAGADNRPMTDAELSRVRGILDEEMADGALGLGSALIYPPGCFASTDELVALCEVVARHDGMYISHMRSEGDHFLDAVDELIEIGRRAGLHAEIYHLKAAGRQNWPKMEKAVARVEAARATGQVVTADVYPYIAGQTGLAASIPPDFHEGGYAALAARLRDPAERARIREAVVTPSERWENLFLASGGAGGVLLLPDPNGPAAAHRGRSLQSVADGNGADPVETLLELVEQEPSIDAMYFMMDEDVLRTALRNPWVSVGSDAASLAAEEPYTDAAAHPRTYGTFARILGRYVREQSVLSLGEAVRRMTSLPAGNLGLRDRGLLAPGKLADVVVFDPDTIADHATYENAHRYASGVRHVVVNGETAFADGTPTGRLAGRALKRGR from the coding sequence ATGTCGACGACCCTGGTGATCCGCGGTGGAACGGTCCATGACGGCGGCGGCGGGGACGGCCGCGTGGCCGACGTGCTCGTCGACGGCGACCGGATCACCGCCGTCGGTCCCGGCGACGACGTGCACGACGCGGCGGTGCTCGACGCGACGGGGCTGGTGGTCGCGCCCGGGTTCGTCAACGTGCTGAGCCACGCGTACTTCAGCCTGGAGCGCGACGGCCGCGGCCTGTCGGACCTCTACCAGGGCGTCACCACCGAGGTCTTCGGCGAGGGCACCTCGATCGGGCCGTTCACCGACGAGACGAGGGCGCTGCTCGAACCCGGCCTCGACGCCGACCACCCGTCGCTGGACTGGGATCGCCTTACGGACTTCCTGTCCCACCTGGCGGGCAAGGGCGTCGCGCAGAACGTGGCGAGCTTCGTCGGTGCGCACAACATGCGCATGCTCGGCGCGGGAGCGGACAACAGGCCGATGACCGACGCCGAGCTGTCGCGCGTCCGCGGCATCCTCGACGAGGAGATGGCCGACGGTGCGCTCGGGCTCGGCTCGGCCCTCATCTACCCGCCGGGCTGCTTCGCGTCCACCGACGAGCTCGTCGCGCTGTGCGAGGTCGTGGCGAGGCACGACGGCATGTACATCTCGCACATGCGCAGCGAGGGCGACCACTTCCTCGACGCGGTCGACGAGCTGATCGAGATCGGTCGGCGGGCCGGGTTGCACGCGGAGATCTACCACCTCAAGGCCGCGGGACGGCAGAACTGGCCCAAGATGGAGAAGGCGGTCGCGCGCGTCGAGGCCGCACGGGCCACCGGCCAGGTCGTGACCGCCGACGTCTACCCGTACATCGCCGGCCAGACCGGTCTGGCCGCCTCGATCCCGCCGGACTTCCACGAGGGCGGCTACGCGGCGCTCGCGGCCCGGCTACGCGACCCGGCCGAACGGGCGCGGATCCGCGAGGCCGTGGTCACCCCGTCCGAGCGCTGGGAGAACCTGTTCCTCGCCTCGGGGGGCGCCGGGGGCGTGCTGCTGCTCCCCGACCCGAACGGGCCCGCGGCCGCGCACCGCGGCCGCAGCCTGCAGTCCGTGGCCGACGGGAACGGCGCCGATCCGGTGGAGACGCTCCTCGAGCTGGTGGAGCAGGAGCCGTCGATCGACGCGATGTACTTCATGATGGACGAGGACGTGCTGCGCACCGCGCTGCGCAACCCGTGGGTCTCGGTCGGGTCCGACGCCGCCTCCCTGGCCGCCGAGGAGCCGTACACCGACGCCGCCGCGCACCCGCGGACGTACGGCACGTTCGCCCGCATCCTCGGCAGGTACGTGCGCGAGCAGTCCGTGCTCTCCCTCGGCGAGGCGGTACGCAGGATGACGAGCCTGCCCGCCGGCAACCTCGGCCTGCGCGACCGCGGCCTGCTCGCGCCGGGCAAGCTCGCCGACGTCGTCGTGTTCGACCCCGACACGATCGCCGACCACGCGACGTACGAGAACGCGCACCGATACGCGTCCGGCGTCCGGCACGTGGTGGTCAACGGCGAGACCGCGTTCGCCGACGGTACGCCGACCGGCCGGTTGGCCGGTCGTGCGTTGAAACGTGGGAGGTAG